DNA from Branchiostoma lanceolatum isolate klBraLanc5 chromosome 6, klBraLanc5.hap2, whole genome shotgun sequence:
caaaatacattttttccatgtatgatcccaaataacaatcaaaatagactaaaaacattaatcagaatgtttctggttaagaaaattctagtttgtgacgaatttaaaggcgaaaaagcctgtttataccgaaaatgatgattttgtccgccatcttggattctgagcgatgacgtcatcaaattagcataatttatgaatattgaatcatgacagttacattgaaTCACAtgtgatgctatacatgtaggaaactagtgtggttgagcaagaaaacattggaaacaacgatgtttaaatcgaaattagtgaaatttgcataaaatgcctcttcagaaacccgttgccatggcaacacgaaaaatgataaacctatacttttatcataatgttgttggcaactaaattttaggaaaagtcaccaagtttggttgtcctacaaTACGTCGTTtagcagtaatacgatgtcaaagttggcgcaggcacttttagcccccccccccggtctagatagggctAAGTAAGTCTTAGTAAGGAGAGGAAAGTTGATTAAAGTGCCTTCACCAACGGCACATGACAGTGACGTGACAGGTGTCGAACCCCTTCGGTTTTGTTCTGTACCACTCgtttagaatgtaatacaagTACTTTTGTTATAACTTTTGCTAGTTAGTGCCTGGTCATATTCGTCGTACGATCATACACGGAGAGCATTCTAGAGACAGccgtgcatgtgtcgtacaaaattgaGCTGTATTATTTTCTATGTCAGCGacaaggctgtcttagatccttgtcaagggttggttctgtcacagccagcTTGGAAATCCTACATGAAAATCGCACGACGGTCGTGCGACCGCACCGTGTATTACCAAGATGCTCTGAAACCTTTATATTTGTAGTCCTAATTTTCTTCTTTCTACCGTGCGACAGGTTTGGCTTCACTACAACCCAGGTTGGCACCTTATTCTCCAGCCTTGTCGTGCTAAACATCATTGTCTACATGCCTGTCACCGGTCTGTCACGTCGGCGGCGCCCGCTCTTTTCGGCCATCGGTCTCTCTGCCATCATCGCCGGCTCACTGCTGTACATACTCCCCGAGTTCATCGTGCCCCGCCATCGCTCCCCAGTAGCATCATCAGACAGTCCACAGCTGTGTTTGAGCTCAGGAAACGCTTCTCATCGAACATGTGACGACGAACCTGCTGCTGGGATGTGGACTGCCTTCCTCTTGCAAGCCACGGGTAGGGCTCTGATGGGGTTCTCCAGTATCTCTGTGTACAGCCTGGCTGTGGCGTACTTGGGGGATGTAGCGGGTCCAAAGAGGTCTTCAAACTACCTTGGTGAGTGTTTAGGTGATCCGGATGATGAGATGTTTGCCTTCGTGTACGGGGATTTCGTTATCGGTGTGTCTGGATATCTGAGTTATATTATAAACACACTGTCAATAgagtgatcaggaagtgtgtgGGATCTTTCTCGGAGGCGTCAGATGTTCGAACTCATATAAGAACTTAATTGGTCCCCAAgttagattgaaaaaaaaaaaccgaaAGCACACTAGTGTTCATTTGCACGTAATTCAATTAGGCTTTCTTGTACAGTTAGACTTTTAGAAACTTTAACATAATACACACTGGTTTGCTCATGCTCCGGTCACATTCGCACCGATGGCCGTAGGTGGTGTAGGCCCGGTCGGGCtctgaagccacaaatttgtcccggtggactgccggatacgggggtgggggggtggggggatgtGGGGTTTGGTCCCTCCCGGTGTTTTCATGACGTCTATTTTTTTCGCCGGGTctcgggttgattttaactcagATACGAAAAAAATCCAGGGAcccggccgtgccccaaaatagcccagtAGCCGCAGAATTTcacacgtaggggtcacgcttGAAAGagtgcaaaaaaaagaaaaatcctttCCCAATTGTGACAGTAGCATTAACGATGGGTTAAATAGCAGTTCGTACAATGAATGGTTTGAAAATATGGACTGAAAAAGTCATCTTGTCTGCATCGTGATATTCAGGGATTTACTTCAGTGCGTCAGCCGTGGGGCCGGCTCTCGGGATTTTATTGAGTTCGGAGTTCCTGAAGCTTCCGACTGACCTTGGAAAAGGAAGGTAAGACCAACCCTGCGTTACACAATCCCCCGGTAGGGGGCCGGTTAGtcgaatctccaagcagttgttTACCCGTATACTTATATGTAGCCTACTCAATCCCAATAGTTTAACGAAATCATCGCAAAATTGCGGCCACCCTGCAGTACGGTGGTGTTGTAAGTATAGTTTTTAACTCCGTCTAGTAggtttgttttcggtgtgtctacTTGTATGTTTGCTTGCTTGGTTGTTTGTCGTAAATATACAGTGGAGTGTCAGGAAAATGGCGTCACCGCAGATTGACAGGGAGTGGAGGTCGAACTGGAGGCCAAAATGGTTCTCCCGAAGGCTGGTTTCCGCCTGCCAGGTGCGGGGACATTGACAGGAATTCGAAGTTATAATTAGGTCAAAAGTCcgagaaatgtgtcagaaataGAATAGGTTACTTCATGTCTTTCATTTCCCGCCATATGCATGTCCGTTGCCTATTGAGAGCCAGTTGGAAATATATTTAACAGAATCCgcgagaaattcacaacaaTACAAAGAGGAATTAACACAGAAAAATAAGTATTTCACGGAAGAATAAGATCTACGATCtctattatttttttctttttttagcgAGACGGTCGCACCAGATGCCAACACTACCGGTGCATGGTGGCTGATCAGCGTGGTTGGGTCCGCTCTGGCGTTTATTCTGATGCCGCTGGTGGCGCTGCTTCCAGACAAACACACCGGTCAGACCAATTCCTTTAAGTTCCGGACTTCGGAAACTTGATTTCAGTTGATCGTCTCTCAAATAATACTTTATCAAATGCATTGCTTTATATATTAATGGAAAACTTATTTATTTTCCTTTACAATCCTCTTTTTCGgtaggatctaaggtctaaggtaaggacGATGATATCCCGTTTGTTATAATCGTAAAATCGTTTAGTACGAGGAGTACGTTAAGAATGTGAACAGTGCCGAAATTTCCCTTTATCATGTCTGCTATTTTCCAATGACAtgttatatcattgaaaagcttctATTATTTGGTTTACAATGATGCCTTGTTGTGATCATGTTTTATGCAATAAGCACCATGACTGATATCGTGATGTGTCATGGTGCTTAAAAATGTGCTGAAAATACCCTGCCAACGTCAAACACTGCGTTGGTACGGAAATCCCGgcatttttattttgtgattCACTCACATAGTCAGCTCTGGAATTTAACCTTTTAAAGTATGACCATAACAAATATAAGCTTTCCATTGATATATGATACAATGCATTTGATAAAGTATATTCGAAGATATTATCGACCgaaatcaagtttccaaacaAAAGTTTATTTAGTTGAATGGTATTCTCTAGATTTAAAGGAACGGATGGCACAACATATAAGCATGCGAGGTCCATTTGAGACAATATGTCagaggtgaaggcccctgaaacataaacaaaacacgtcagtcttaagcatggtctagacaagaacaaGGGGCCTCCATCTTTGACATATTTCCTCCGTGGATCTTTCTGCGTATTCATAGTCGGAAAAATGAACAGGCTTATAGCCAATCCcgcacaacaaatgtaaaatCGTTTCGTGGATCTACGGAATTCTAAAAATTAAAATGAGACCTTTCTTACTATTTACAGCAAATTCTCTAATATATTGGTTTCCTACTGGACTAGGTTAAGCAGTATATGAATTGCAGGTGCAAAAATAGTTACTTTGAACGTTATAATCAATGAGCATCATCTACGTGTACATTCCGTTATGCTATGCATGGTCACAATTGGAAGAAGTAGCCAGGCCGGCGAGCTTACGATGTTGTTTTTTCACTTTCTGGCGTGGCATCTACGTGGTCCCGTTGGACACCCTGCGGTTACCGggaatttttttaacatttaaatcaacccgggacccgatGACAAAAAGGAACCGTCACCTAATCGTCCAAAAAAAGTGGCTTCAGAGCCCGACCGAGCCTACACCCCGTACAGGCACCAGTGCACATGTGACCACAGCATTAGACCAGCTCGCGATCGGTGTTTGTACTGATTTCTTGATTTTCAAATGTACAGATGCTGCCGAACAAGAAACCGAGCAGCAGGAATCCCGGTCCTTTATTCAGGGTCTGAAGACCATCGTGACGGACCCGGTCAAAGTCACGCTGTTACTCGCAGGATCCATCGATTCTCTTCTTCCTCTGATCGTTCTCAGCTACTCCTTCAAGCTGTTGGAGATCTTATTCCCTGATCTCAGCTACGCCACACACATTATAGGTAACGGGAGGTTGTCAAAAGAAAGGCTGGCACTGCAAAGAGGCTACATACATTAAGTTAAAGATGAATGTTCTTGTTGTCGTACACCGTCTTTATACACAAGCAAACACGCCTGGCCCTGGTGCGAAAGACAggtacacacacaggtaaacacatgtaaacacacctgtctcgGTGTTGAACAACATGCACACACGTTAATAtacctgttcctggtgctgaacaccatccacacagaggtgaacacacctgttcctggtactgaacaccatccgcaaacaggtgaacacacctgttcctggtactgaacaccatccacacacaggtgaacacacctgccCCTGGTACTGAACCCCGTCCACcaaaaggtgaacacacctgttcctggtgctgaacaccgtccATAaacaggtgaacacacctgtccctgaacaccatccacacacaagtaaacacaccagtccttggtgctgaacaccatccacacacaggcaaacacacctggccctggtactgaacaccatccacacacaggtaaactcACCTATCCTtaatgctgaacaccatccacacacaggtgaacatgcctgtcattggtgctgaacaccatccacacacaggtgaacacacctgtccctggtgctgagcaccatccacacacaggtgaacacacctgtccttggtgttgaacaccgtccacacacaggtgaacacacctgtccttggtgctgaacaccatccacacacaggtgaacacacctgtccctggtactgaacaccgtCCACACACAGGTGACCATGCCCCTCCTTGTTTCTGTACACAGGCAAGAACACCTGATGCTCACACCATCCACCCGTAGGTTGATTTTAGGCTTCACAGCGGTTTTTCTTTGCACTGCAATAGAACCTCAGGATTTGTATCGTCTATTCTGTACATGATATTGTGCTGATTTATTTTCACAGCAGGCGTGGTGGTTCCCCTAGGAGGCGCAGGATTTCCGATTGGGGGGTTCGTTACCCGGCGGCTGTCAACCCGGGGAGTCATCAAGTTCTGCATGATCGCCGCGTTGGTAACTTCCGCTCTCTTCCCCGGCATGCTGGTCCATTGTTCTGAGACAGCGCCGTTCGCTGGGATGGATACACGGAGGACTGACGGGTTGGGATCTCTAACGGACTTATTGAGTTCCTGGAAATGTAGTAGAGATCAGTATAATGGAGCTTCGATACGAAATTATTTAGATATAATTATCAGACCAATTTCTCCTAATAAGGGTGTGGGCTACAGTGTTAAAACTCTTGAGCAAATTATAGGCTTTGACAGAAAAGTGACGTCATGTTTGTGCAAGGCCACTTGCTAAATTGACCAATTACACGATTACGTCACAGTTTGTTCACCGCAAGGAATGCCGGGACAGTTTGTGGTCAAACGCTACACCGACGCAAGCACTACAGCACCGCGCTTCACAACGCTGTACAATGTAAACATCGATTGACCACAAACTGTCCTGGCATTCCTTGCGGTAAACAAACTGTGACGTAATAATGTTTCGGGACCGTTAGGCCGCCATTTGTAATTTCCCGGAAATGTGCCAGAGCTTGCACCAAGACGAGGCTCAAGTCGATATTCCCTTCTCATAAACCTGCATTCCATTACCGTATAAGTTTGACATCTTCGTTGGTGAGTTTCGGTCCTCTGAGGTTACAAACTGTGATAGATTTGTCTTTGTGGAGAATATTTGGAGGACATTAAGACTTGATATTTCTTTAATTTCTATTCCCTTTTCACAGTCTCTAACGGCTGACTTGAAAAGGCAGCTTTAACTCCAAACTCGCGTTTTCGTACAAAATCTGCCACGTCCCcaagaaatacaaaaatggGGACCAAAATTGGAAAGAGGTCTATCGAGTGGATGAAGATTAAATAATCGGCCCAAAATTCAGTTTCATTTTTCTTGTGTCAGGTCAAGTTAGGCCTAgtcgatttgattatatagatgccatcctctgggaacccccaaaccaaagaagacagaaaggaaagtttggcaaaaagttggttaggaaggttgaacaaatgaataaacacacagaTATGGTCTACCGAATAAGACATTCTTCTTACTCTGGCATACCACGACATTACTATCCATTTCccgaattattattattattattttatttttttcgaagtttacggcatatatttgcatatttttcagctgctttgtacgatttaccgtatggtaaaaatcttttttttaaacggacgagTATTGATTTGCGCGCGGATGGCATCTATCTAATCATATGGACATGGCTTTACAAGTTTGATAAAAAGATGACACTTTGATGACATTTCTACAGTTCCAACAACTTGAATGCTGCCTGCAACTCAGACTGTACCTGCTCGCGCGACCTGTACCAACCGGTCTGTGGAGAGACCCAGGTCTCCTACTTCTCGCCATGCCATGCTGGGTGTACCGAGTCAGGGATAAGAGTAAGTCGTCCTCTTGAAGCACCGAAGTATCATTAATTCTTATTGGTTATCGTCTTTGTCCCTTGAGACACATTTACCTGCTTCTTTTAACTTTTTATCATGGTGAATAAAAGTCTACCATCAGataggacgtccctaaccaaagctaggtattcattttcaccagGGTTTTGTAAGGTAATTGATGTTTCCAAGCGTCCTGGTGGGGATGAGAACCCAGGACGTATATTCGGTTTTAACGTCTGAGTCaataaccctaaccacaaggccatcGTGCCACATCCCTCGCCTATCCGTAGGGATTTCTTAACTGCGCATGCGTGGGAAGAAACGGTACCGCTACGCCGGGAGAGTGCTCCGTGGCCGGCGCATGCCCGGCATGGAAGCTGCCGGTAGCTGCGACCTTCTACGCGCTTCTAGCGGTCGGCTTGACCATCACCAAGAGCCCCAGTACTGTTGTTCTGATGAGGTAAGGTCCGATCACCAATCTATGGGGATCATGCATGGATGATGCAAAACCAGAAGTATTTACCTGGTACATTCTTCAGGACAATGCTGATtggttctacttcccactgctaggtggcgctgcagtgagaataatgcggtcccaaacgtaattGCTTTGACCGTGATGATGGGGGAGATACAAGCTTAGTCAAGTTCAGGACCGCAGTCTTGCCACCGCAGCGCCATCGGGCAGTGGGAggtagaaccagtcattatgGCCATGAAgaaggtaacgtaacatgacctatttacgtgcagaacctatttacgtccggtttggctcatgtccacatgtcgcggtgtattatgccaaagcctgttctaatgagcaataaagaacatcataagtatgatccttagccatctctttcaTTTTtgaacagcaaaacataatggccgtgcgtttaccacgtgaacgccacgtgccgcgcatgtgggggaaattcacaaataaacattgtttttttccatcgcgttaagcaagtggccggaaagacatagtgattttactatcatttgtctgcagactactttgggcAGTTACTGAcagtgtgcatttttttctggtctatgttcttcaagcatagcgctagaagggaaaagattcagaagtggacgataatgggttaccctagcacaattcttcatcatatacctcagtataaatacatgctcgcccataggtttgaaatttggctctgtcagcgcggttttaagatgaatacgttttgaataaatcggacgttaattggtcatgttacgttagcagGACTACCGAGATGCTGGCAGATAAATCACTTTGGCTGTGCAACAAAGAGTTGGATTATCGATTTATTTACCAACCTGGTGGAACGAACATAAGGATTGACGTGTTGCACGGTAGTTAATGCTTTTGGTACCAAGGAGATAATTCGATCTAAAACAGGATAGTTTAAGTATTAGTTAGTTCTTTCATTATCTCAGCCTGTCTTCGACTCGTAACTTAATAAAAACCGTTACAAGCACGGCAAAatggcgtttttttttaaacacaaccTCTTCAGTCGCCTTCATCAGGGTCTGACTGGCCTTACTACTCCTTGCCGCTGGGAGGTGTTGCGGCAAGGATGAATGCCTGAGATGTTTTTGAAATGAGTATATTTCCCTATGAGAGGCTGATGAAAATATTCCCGATATTTGATATTACAAGTGCTCTTTTTGGTCCATAAAGGTTGACGGAAGAAGAGTTTAAGACCGTCACTGTCGCCATTTCTGAGACAGGCAAACTACTGACAGGTACGCTCTACCGTTCATTACTTGGCAAACCTCGTTGTTAAAACTGGCTATGTGTATGTAATACCACGGAGGTTATGTCTTAACCCCCTTGATGATACTTGCAGAGAAGCATTAACGTGAGATCCAGACTGTTGCCAGGGCCCATACAGGCCGGCTCTTCGGTACCAGGGCCAACATGGCCCGAGGAAACTGTGGCCTTCCTCAGGGGGGTGATGTAAGGTTCCCCCGGGACAAGTTGGCTTGCCTTAGGAGCCGAAAAGCTGGCCTGTTTAGACCATggcaaaagtttgaattctagGTTTGGGAGTGTttcttcttgtttgtttttcacaaCTACTATTCTCGCCTCTTACGTCTGCTGGCAACGTTCCATCACGGTCATATAagaagcctggatgccagactgtttctaggGTCTAAACAGTCCAACTACGGCTCTAGCTAAGGCCTAACATGCCTCTAAGGAAAGTCTACAATAGACCCCCTGATTTAGACCCTGCGAGTAAGATCGGCAAGTCTTGCAAAAACCATACTGCAAGGGACAGTCCCAGGCAGCCGAAAGAGAGGAAGGCAAAGAAAACGTTGGGAGTACAAGATTAAAGAGTGGACAGGATTAAGCTTGGCGGCAGCAGTGAGAGTGGCagaggatagagtgaggtggaGAAGGATGGTGGAGGATCtattcatggtgccccaacgacccaagaagaggtcaagggataggtgaggtgaggtgagagATATAACAGAGATCAgtggtctggtatccaggctgtCGTTTGAGGCGAGAATGTGACTCACGGAAAACAATATAGGATGGACTTGAACTCAGGCTAGTATATCGACACTCGAAGaaaaggagtgagcaatccaatgcttctgtgacgtcacgttatgcagatgagacacgtgactcggagagcagtggatcataggttgcagaaagtctatggcgccctccgtctctgttgagggatggttgtaatgcacggatgtagatggactccttaatccctcttGCAAAAAAATTCTGATTCTGTGTCCAGAATCTTAACCTTGTCCAATGAAACCGAATGTCCAGGCGACTCTAAGTGTATGTGTTTAGAAACTtcagtcacgtgtctcatctgcataacgtgacgtcacagaagcagtggattgctcactccttgacaaagactggagctgatcagtcgaaaatttgggtaagtccaatttttgtgttggcgtttacagtttaaactccattcagaatgacttctaccaacacagatgaactttcaagtggcACTCAAAGAAAGTGTTATCCTTTCCATCCCTTTTCTGCGCAGTGTTGGGAGTGATCCCGGCTGTAGGAGCGCTGATAGACCGGTCGTGCCTGCTGTGGAGCACGGACTGCGGAACCACGGGGTCCTGTCTGAGGTACCAGCCGGGCACCGTGGCACGAGACTTTGTCCTCATCAACGTCGGGTTGAAGGCGCTCAGCTGCCTGTGCTACCTGCTGACTCTTGTTCTCTATAGGGGTGAACCATCAGAGATACTTGCTGCATAGGGTACAGTTAGgttgcaccaagtaatttttatggatgacgtcctttggagaccctaaatctaatgcgggAGCgcgataaaaaaacaagaagggccgaaaaaaacaatatacctagatttgaaatataattatTGTccacgacacatgttaggacacaaattgaatgagataACATAGTGTAACaactaaaaaaatgtattcatcatgaaaacagcaataatttgaatatatcagttgaagttgaacagcagttttTTTGTCCTGTACTGTTTAACGTTAATCTTATGATTTgaggcactgtcgtaactctttggtcatagttacaggaagcggaatttcttggggtttttttctgggaacagaccaaaatcaatgcgcgcgcggacgtcatccataacaATTACTTAGTACAGCCTTATCTCATATAACACAATGTGACGCTTACTTCAAACGTTCAGTATTTGCACACTACCACATTGATCGATGTAGCCATGACATCTCTCTTGCGCGACAGGGAACGACAGACGATAAATCGGATAGTGagtgttagtctctaccagactccagacgtggctggaaagagtagaaatcggccaaataaacagataacacatcagaggagttggccagccaaTAGATGCATGTACAATTTTACACGGAGGGCCCGGTGGGCAaatctatcggctggccaactcctccgGTATGTTAAGTTATCTACATTTATTTGGCcggtttctactctttccagccacgtctggagcctggtagaggttaagTGAGTGCCTGAGTACCACCGCTGCAGAATAGCGTTATCTAACCTTGTAGACAAAGTAGTTCCGTGTAACCCTAGCAAAGACCTGCCGACCCTTACTAACTGTCAACCACTTTACAAGTGTATGAACAAACTTCCCGTAAAGccattttgattatatggatgacatccgcgcgggcatcaattttcgtccatttcaacaaaaaaagcttctaccatgatactgtaaatcatgaaaatatgtGCCGTAATTTACAAAAcgatatttcggaaaatggatacttatGTCGTGAATGCCAAAGAAGAAGTTGTGAAAGAACAAGAATAAAGAATCCATTATTTtggtgtaacgttgggtaacataaattcgggatttttccgataatggttgactgaaatcaatctagcagaacaataaaacatcctttttttccataattctgtcagtatcatgtactatctttgcactaatcatatatatggtagattttgtctctagtcgtgctgacaccataatatttcaacttgaaactaccgtccgccgcacacacaatgacggtgctgtcggacaggagggcacattaattcgggagagaagattcgtcttgaatatcttaccgctaatcacatttgatacagcagctattcgttccatccttggcttgaggagagtgctatggatatagacgtgtccaagtaaaaaaaaaatacacgaaaaaacggccgtaccgcacacatcaggccagttcgggaacaacccgtgtgttgagtcggtagaacttcactcaaagtcggcccatcgtcatcatcgggcaacgtgtaacgttacattattcatggcaagttagctggatgccgtagcaatggtaatactactatgtccatgtgttccttgttgtgttaggagcaaactttgaggaaaatatcttcctcagtccactttcacacgcagcatttagacaaaaaagtgttcctctcaaacctttgtcgtctgcttgacaacaggatcctggttaacaatatggcggcgggaaaatacacgtgccgtaggttgtagcaacagagaggagttttgatgattggtcacacttagaatccagttgcaggttagcaaaagagactGTAATAAGTtatcttgtaaataattgtgtttagcaggaagcggatgtgacatttttcttataaaccagccgacaaccatgttgtgtgattctcccacgaagccctcagactgttccaataagggacggagagtgtttgacctcgtcgccttataatccatgcttatcgaagcttttcagacagtgttctgaatacgtaagtctgtcaggtttgcatttctagcggtattacttatgttgcatctagcacatatccctaaataccccgttttcgaaaaatcgcgaatttaagtaccccgcgaatttatgttaccaaaCGTTACCATTCGCTATGTTTTTAGTCATTTGTTAAACGTTCCTGACTACACAGACTTCACAATGAAAGCAAATTTCTTCTTCGCACGCATCGGTTTTTGGGTTATcagaggatgtaatccatatcatcaaatcaacatggcctaaatacAAAAAAGACAGATTCATTGTTTTACGGCCgtaaggccatattgatttcatggatgacagCCGTTTCCATAACACCGTTTTCGACCATGATGTAAATACCGCAAAGCAGttgcaaaaacaacaatttcGGGAAACGGATAGTTATGTCGCAGTATGCCAAAGCAATTTCCAAAGAGGGAGGtgtgaaagaaaataaaaagaagaaTCTATTATCCGGTAGACCATACTTTACCTGTTTactcatttgttcaaccttcatgacaacgtagatttcataatgaaggcaacttttttttgctaaattttTATTTATActcacgctcgcatcagttttggggttcccaaaggaagtcatccatataatcaaatcaacatggcctaattggAAACACAACTGTTAGTTTCCCTAACTTCACAAGCAAGTGTCAAATTGGAGTGACTGATATTCTCATCAGAAAGTGTCAAACCAGTATGGATTTTTATCATATTCAGGCCCTTGGTCTAATTTCCATGGGTCAACATAATCCTTACCCACAGAAGACGCAGGAATAACACCAACAAGTGCAATGTACAACAATCAGTCCCACGGTTTAATGCACAGTTCTTcaatgtggcgtcgtgtggtgcaactgtagagcacgcggctgtcaaacaatgggtcccgggatctaatcccaggtgtgcccagagacatgtccgaacttgcgccccgacgttgtgaccttgggaaaggcacttaacacgactttcctcacttcactcaggtgtaaatgagtacttagctcatctagggttagggacgtccctcggataggacgttaaatggaggtcccgtgtttggggagagcaacaccccgcgcacgttaaagaacccaccacacctttcgaaaaagagtaggggcatgccccggtgtgcgatggtccaaatcttacagtccggtctgggatgacatcttgaaaaggtgatagttcac
Protein-coding regions in this window:
- the LOC136437448 gene encoding solute carrier organic anion transporter family member 4A1-like translates to MENLQHEAEKPPGSPTTEAWVGPGSKDGHGSVKRFMARPAVALVLLYLALVTQTMLTSGAPAAVGPVLERRFGFTTTQVGTLFSSLVVLNIIVYMPVTGLSRRRRPLFSAIGLSAIIAGSLLYILPEFIVPRHRSPVASSDSPQLCLSSGNASHRTCDDEPAAGMWTAFLLQATGRALMGFSSISVYSLAVAYLGDVAGPKRSSNYLGIYFSASAVGPALGILLSSEFLKLPTDLGKGSETVAPDANTTGAWWLISVVGSALAFILMPLVALLPDKHTDAAEQETEQQESRSFIQGLKTIVTDPVKVTLLLAGSIDSLLPLIVLSYSFKLLEILFPDLSYATHIIGNGRLSKERLALQRGYIH
- the LOC136437458 gene encoding solute carrier organic anion transporter family member 3A1-like, with product MIAALVTSALFPGMLVHCSETAPFAGMDTRRTDGSNNLNAACNSDCTCSRDLYQPVCGETQVSYFSPCHAGCTESGIRGFLNCACVGRNGTATPGECSVAGACPAWKLPVAATFYALLAVGLTITKSPSTVVLMRLTEEEFKTVTVAISETGKLLTVLGVIPAVGALIDRSCLLWSTDCGTTGSCLRYQPGTVARDFVLINVGLKALSCLCYLLTLVLYRGEPSEILAA